The region GGAGTGTCTGAACTCGTCTCAAAATGCTGACTTAACTCAAGAATTCACTGAGGAAGATCTCAAACAAGCTGTGTTCGCAATGCATCCGGATAAAAGCCCGGGACCAGATGGGATGAGTCCCGGTTTCTTTCAAAAGTTTTGGAGTATTACAGGAAAAGATGTAGCCAAAGAATGTTGTCGTATTCTAGAGGTGGGGGAGGTTCCGAAAAATCTTAATGATACTTTAGTAGTTCTCATTCCGAAGAAAAAAAGATCAGAAACTATGGGGGACCTTAGACCAATCTCATTGTGTAACGTGATGATGAAAATTGTGTCTAAGATGCTAGCAAATCGACTTAAAGGACTGCTGCCAAACATAATTTCTGAGACTCAAAGTGCGTTTGTTCCGGGTCGGTTGATAACTGATAATGTTATTGCAGCCTTTGAGATTAACCATTGGATGCATAGGAAAACTAAAGGAAAAGTAGGATGCTCCGCTCTCAAAATTGACATGAGTAAAGCTTATGATCGGGTGGAGTGGGATTTTGTGTTAGGGGTCATGAGGAAAATGGGTTTTGCTGAAAAGTGGATAATGTGGATGCGGATTTGTATGTCATCAGTGTCTCACAGATTTTTAGTTTCGGGAAATGAGGTGGGTCCAATTATTCCTAGTCGAGGATTGCGACAGGGCGATCCTATTTCGCCTTATCTTTTCTTATTGTGTGCTGAAGGTTTGTCTGCACTGATTTATAAAAAACAAGTGCTAGGATCAATTCATGGTTGTAAGATAGCAAATGGGGCGCCTATTGTGACTCACTTATTTTTTGCCGATGATTGTTATTTGTTTTTCCGAGCTACTGTTCAAGAAGCAGAGAGTATTAAGGACTGTCTGGTGTTATACGAAAGAGCTTCGGGGCAGCAAATAAACTTTCAGAAATCAGCAATTGTTTTCAGTCGAAATACAAATGCTCGGGATGAGGAAGCAGTTAGTAGAGTTCTCCAGGTTCCAGTTCGAAATGATACTATGTATTTGGGTCTTCCAAAAGCAGTGTCAAGAAATAGAGGGGAAACTTTTAGGTATATGAAGGAGAAGATTTGGGATCGTCTTCAAAGTTGGAAAGGAACAATCTTGTCAAGAGGTGGGAAAGAAATCTTATTAAAATCAGTAATTCAATCTATCCCATCGTATGTTGCTAGTGTCTTTCTTTTGCCTAATCGTCTTTGTGAGGAGATTGAAGTCTTGATGAACAGGTTTTGGTGGCTTTTGGATGTGGGTACGAATAAGGGGATTCGATGGATGTCATGGAATAATATGTGTCATCCAAAGAAGTATGGGGGGATGGGTTTTAAGAGGATTCATGAGTTCAACTTGGCGATGTTGGGTAAGCAGGCTTGGAGGGTATTGGCGGAGCCGAACTCTTTTATTGCAAGGTTGTTGAAGGCTCGTTATTTTCCGAAGTGTTGTTTTGGAGAAGCAGGTCTGGGTAACAATCCTAGCTACGTGTGGCGTAGTATATTAGCAGCTCAGCATCTGGTTGTTAATGGAAGTGTTATGAAGATTGGGAAGGGAGAATCAGTTAACGTTTGGCGTGATCCGTGGTTACCGGATTCAGGTCACAGGAGGATAATGACTCAGGTGTATCCAGGCTTGGAGGAAGCTAAAGTTTGTAGTCTAATGAAGAGTGATAGTAGGGAGTGGGATATGGATATTTTGAGGGATTTATTTAACAATGATGACATTCAGCATATTCTAAAAATTCCTTTAAGTATCTCGAGAATGGAGGATAGTTGGCTTTGGTTGGATGATTCAAATGGTGTGTATTATGTTAAAAGTGCTTATCGTCGTGTTTGTCAAGACTATGACAGTTATCAGTCTTTGGGAGATGTTAATTGGTTAAAGATGTGGAATTTAGCAGTAGCGCCAAAGGTGAAAAACTTTCTGTGGAGGGCCGTGCGTAACTGTCTTCCAACTTTAGTAAATCTCAGACAGAAAAATGTAGAGGTTTATCCTATCTACCCGATCTGCCAAGAGTCTCTGGAAACGGTGGAGCATGCTCTGGTATATTGCACATTTGCTCAGAGATGTTGGGAGATAATTAGTTTGAATGTTACTTTCAATGATGGGCAATCGTTTCAGGAGTTAATGCAGCATCTTCTTAATCAGAAAACTTCTAAGGATCTGGAAATCATAGGTACGGTTTTGTGGCAAATTTGGTCTCATAGGAATAATTTGGTTTGGAACAAGAAGGCGCAGACGCCATCTTTAGTAGTAAACTCTGCTGGTTCGGCTTTATTTCAGTGGCAGATAACCCAGGTTAAACAAAATCAGGATAGTAACTTGAATGACAGGGAGGGAGTTCTGGTTTGGCAGAAGTCAAAGTTAGGCTGGTTGTCCTGTAACGTAGATGCAGCGGTCTTTGAAGATAGAGGGAGAAGTTCGTTTGGATGTGTTTTACGGAATGATCAAGGAAAGTTTGTGGCTGGGACGGGAGGGTGCTTTGAGGGCATTACAGATCCGAAGCAAGCAGAAGCTTTGGCTGTTAAGGTGGCTCTGTCTTGGCTGAAATCGAAGAGGATATCTCATGTGCATATCGAGAGTGATTCTTTAGCCGTTGTCCAGGCCATTAACAGTAAGTGGAAGGATTCTTCATATTTTGGTTCTATTATTGATGATTGTAAGTTAATTGTTAAGGACTTAGGGTCCTACTCTCTGTATTTTGTTAGGCGTTCAGCGAATGCAGCAGCTCACTCTCTTGCTCGAGAGGCTGGTTCCTTGACTGTGCGCAAAGAATGGTGTGatgtaccattctttctaatcGATGTTTTGCACCATGATTTAATTTAAGTGATGCTGttttgtttcaaaaaaaaaagtaGAAAGGAAGTATAACTTCCTAAGTAAATTAGTTCCTGTGAAACcaaaaaacactaaaaagagTAACTTGTACAAACTTTTTCAGGGGGGTAGGTAGTCAAATAACTCGCAACTCAAAACTACATGCTTTAAATTTGTCCTGGCACATCTACATGCTTCACGCGGACACGCCATTCCTATATAATGAAACAATTCCCGATTCCACttcatcaaaacatcaaacaaAGTTCTCCTCTTCTATTTGTCTTCGAAACCTTTCATTTTTCATTGTTGTAACTTGTTGACCGCAAACGGGAAATAAAAAAATGAGTGTACAAGTGTTAGATGGTGCCACTATTGTGAGCTTTGTGGAAGACGATGAAGCATTTAGCGGCTCCATTGAGGAGCGCTTTGTGCTTCTTGATACAGATCACAACGGTGTTCTGTCGTATTCAGAGATGCTGAAAGAGCTGCAGGGTCTCAGGGTCTTGGAAACTCATTTCGGAACTGATGTGAAGACTGATCCCGATGAACTTAGTCAGGTTTATGATAATTTGTTTCTACTATTTGATCATGACTCCAATGGCAGTGTCGATTTGGATGAGTTTAAGTCCGAGATGAAACGGATGATGCTGGGAATGGCTGAGGGCCTTGGATTTTTGCCAGTACAAATGGCCCTAGAAGAGGATAGTTTACTCATGAAAGCTGTTGAAAGAGAATGCACTcccctaatcaaattttaatccTTACTGAATACTTCCAAATGAATTTTGCCTGCTCTGCTTTCCCTTACTTGAATCTACATGTATTTTCTTCCCCATTGCTTGCTAGTTGCTTCCTAGTGTTTTCCTATGTTGTACTGAGATGTTAACGGAATAAAAGTTTTCACCTTATGATTGTATCAAAGTATCAATAGTCACACAGTGCAATAAAAAAGAGTAATTTATACTCCCTTCCTCCCATTTGtttatatttttcaaaaatagtaaaaaatttataatttttaaaataattatatccACTACATCTCTTCTCTATACCCATTTTATATGGGATAGAGGAAGTATAACACAAAAAGAAAATGtttggtgtataaaattttatACAGAATAACATAGAATTTTAATTGGAATAGATTCATGTATTCAAATCAACAATTAAAACATTTCACATCAATTATCATGTCAATTTTCTACCCCTAGCACTGTTCAACACAAAATTTTGATATGATAAGTTACAAAATTTAATTCTTATGCCCATATATATGTATCTGTATTATCAAAAAAGTTAATTGAGGAAAATGTTGTAAAAATGTTCAAAGGTTATATCAATTTGTATAAAATAATCCCATATCTTAAATCCATAGAAGAAGCGACCAAAGCTCGTTTTAACTTCAATTATTCCAGTGCATCCGTTTCGATTTTCAGTAAAATTGAAGAATAAAGGATGATTGATCTGTTTTGTATCATTGTATGACTAGCTATCCAGTTACTCATAAAAGAGAAGGGAGTAGtagaaaaatcaaaattttaacCATTTGTATACCTATCATCTACTATGTGTCATATagattaataaaaaaatataatgtaatagagaaaaataagaaaagtgaaaaaaataatgagattaattaaaatttaattattaaaatgaGTGTGGTGGAGAAAAATAGTGATTAGTGAATGTGAATAGATATTGTTTAATTTTACTAACTCTGACCACATTAAATTATTTTAACTTAGATAGTGGAAGAAACCATTGGTAGATTATTTTAAACATATAATACATTAAAATTTTGAAGGTTAGTTTCACTTGTTCGTATTCTGACAACTAAATCAGGTGTGCAGTTGAGGTCGGAGAACACTGATTTGATGATATCTAAAtagaaattaaaaaataaaatatttgttaAGTTAATAATATGTAGAATATTAATATTAACGCATTATGGTGACTTTTGATACTACTCCCTCCATCCAAAATATAAGTCGTTTTGATTTTTTACGCGTATTTTAAGGTGAATAAAAAAAATAGCTATACAAATTacttttcaaatttttttttttaaataaaactatacatattaaattttaattaaagaaaaaaaaatagaaaaaaatatgcAAAGTTATGACTTTGATACAGCTTAAAATACGCCTAAAAAATCTTTATTTTGGCACGGAGAGAGTATattgaaaaagaaaaaatgaGTGCAAGATTCTTAACAAGTCTCCCAGTTTTGGACTTTGAAAAGGTGACACGGCTTTTGACTTGACCGTGTTCTGAGGATTAGTTAGTTAATTGGTTTTAAACAAATTTCGGTTTTGAGTTGATTATTTAGTCAATTGGTCAAATAACTGGCAACTCAAAACTACATGCTAAAATGTGTCTGCAAGCAACACAGAACTCAAAACTTGAGGCACAAACGTACCTCTACATTTACCAATCCTATATAACCAAACATTCCCTCACTTCCACTTCACCAATATATCAAACATCGATCAAACAAAGCTGATAATTTTCCATCTTTTTACTAGCTCTTTATCGCAGACTGGACAGTAAAAATGAGTGTACAAGTGTTGGATGGTGCCACAATTGTGAGTTTCGTGGAAGACGATGAGGCATTCACCGGTTCCATTCAGGAGCGCTTTGTGCTCCTTGACACGGATCACAACGGGGTTTTGTCGTATGCTGAGATGTTAAAAGAGCTGCAGAGTCTCAGGGTCTTGGAAACTCACTTTGGAATTGACGTCAAGACTGATCCAGATGAGCTTACTCACGTCTATGATAGTCTATTTCTACTGTTTGATCATGACTCTAATGGTACGGTAGATATTGATGAATTTAAGGCGGAGATGAAGCAGATGATGCTTGCCATGGCTGACGGGCTTGGATTTTTGCCTGTTCAGATGGCCCTGGAAGAGAATAGTTTACTCATGAAAGCTGTTCAGAGGGAATCCACTATCCTATTCAAATGAGACTAAACTCTTGCCTGCTCTTTTCTACTTATTTACTGAATTTTTACATGTATCTTTTTCTGTTAAGATTCCCTGTATTTCCTTCATTTGTAATTTCCTACGTTGTGTTCACAGTAAAATTCTAATGTCATACTATATTAGCCTGTACTGTTAAATTTATGCCTGGGAAAGTACAAAGTGTTTTTGAATGTTTAATCTGTTTAACATTATTAAGAATTTATATGGTAGACAGGACACAGTAACCGCTCAGAATTCATATACAAAAACTTAGCAACTTATTACTCTAAAGTGCTGTACAAGCACTTAGCAACTTGCTACAATATAATATACTATCATGTAACATATTATCTTACTAATGTAATACCAAAAGTTGTggtaattataatttttttaaataaggAATGAGTGTTTGTAATTATGGacaattttgatatttttatgtATTGATTTGATAATCTTGACTTGAGTCTGCAAATCGTTAATcagatatataaatatatatatatatatatatatgaatatagaTATTTAACAAATAACTCAGAGAAAACACACACATAACATTTGCCCAACAACAATTTATTCAATATTGCAATACCATCATAATCACCGTCTGAGTAGGCTACTAATTTGAATTATATGCTTGATCAATTAAATGGTgctaaaatattttaaaaaattgatcTTCGAAGCGGATACCACCTAATAAAATGAAATAGGGTGATGAATGGAAGACAACTTTTAAACCTAAGCATGACTTCTTTTTTTGGCTAAATTGATTTATATTAGAAAAGTAAAAAATATCTAAGGGATCTACCCTAATTAGATCTATGATAAGCCATAAACGGGGCTATCTATAACTAATCTAAAGAAAATTGGAGATAGAAAGCAACAAATAAAAAAGCTAAACATATAATTTAAGCAACAAGGTTGTCTAAGTCAGGTCTATTACAAACTATTTTATCAAACCAAGTTGAACCACTAAGGCGGGCCTTGATATCCATGATAATGCCATGTAGAAGCTTAGTTGGACCAAAATGTTGGAAAAGTATATAGGCTTAGGTTTAAATATTTTCAACTTAAATAGAGGATATGTATGTGGGTGTATAAGGACTCTATACATAAAGAAATATAAAACAAACAGCTTTATATTATTTCACTTTAAATAGCAACAAAGCTACAACTTATATTAGTACAAGGCTACAACCTTTATTTCCTCTCTCTGAGCTTCTACTCTTTCTTTTTGTTCTCGATGTATATACTCTAACATGCATGCAGACACCTTATTTATATAGATTACAAATGTTGCTGACCTAAGCCATTACATCACATTACATATTAATGACCCGCCTGTTTTTGTCGAACATAGGGAGTGCTACTTGAAAACTATTTTCTTTCAGCCACCTTATTTTAAGGATTTCATTTAAAACCTCCATGTGAATAAATGTTGTATGCTACTGTCTTTCAACCTTTCATATATGCAGGTCTTTGCTTTAGGTGTAGCCAACCAGTTTTTTCATCCGTTCACCCACAGTGTTTATAGTGTTTATAGCTGTTGTATGTTATTCTAATTACTTAAGCTATAGCTGTTATTTGACCTTGGTGCTGATACTATTATTTTCGATGTAACATGTAGATGGATAACCTTTGAAGTAACAGCTGTAGATATTAATACTACTTCTAGAGAGTTTGaaattctaacactccccctcaaactcgaCTTTGCATTCCAAACTTCTCTTTCATTTTAAAGAACACGTCCGGCTTCAACGGCTTTGTAAATATATCCGCTAAATTTTCTTCTGTCTTGCAGTGCACCAACTCCATAATTTTCTCGTTCACCTGTTCTCGAATGAAGTGATATTTGATATTGATGTGCTTGCTCTGACTGTGTGACATTGGATTTTTTGCTAGAGAAATTTCGGATCTATTATCCACATAAATTTTAACCGGATCTTCCTTCGCAAGCTTTAACTCGCTCAAAATGTAGTCTAGCCATATAGCCTGACATGTGCATGTTGCTGTTGCGATGTATTCCGCCTCACATGTTGAGAGGGCAACTATCTGCTGCTTCTTCGATGATCACGAAAAGATTGCAGAACCAATGTGAAAAGCATAACCGAAGTGCTTTTCCCGTCATCCAAGTCACCACCATAATCACTGTCTGAGTAGGCTACTAATTTGAATCTTGAGAGTATGTGTAAAATAAACCATGATCAAGTGTACCTTTTATGTACCTCAAAATTCTTTTAGATGCCATGAAGTGATCTTGCTTCGGTTTCTCCATGTACCTACTAACCGATCCAACTGCATATATAATATATGGACGAGTAAAAGTTAGGTACCTCAGACTTCCAACCAAACTTTTTTCTGCGACATAAAAATCCCTTCTTTCCTTTGCTTCACCTCAACTCCAAGAAAGTACGATAGTTGACcaatatctgtcatctcaaattTATTAGTCATAACCTTCTTAAAATCATTGAACATACCAGGGTTATTTCAGGTAAATATCATGTCATCCATGTATAAGC is a window of Apium graveolens cultivar Ventura chromosome 11, ASM990537v1, whole genome shotgun sequence DNA encoding:
- the LOC141695299 gene encoding uncharacterized protein LOC141695299, whose translation is MSVQVLDGATIVSFVEDDEAFSGSIEERFVLLDTDHNGVLSYSEMLKELQGLRVLETHFGTDVKTDPDELSQVYDNLFLLFDHDSNGSVDLDEFKSEMKRMMLGMAEGLGFLPVQMALEEDSLLMKAVERECTPLIKF
- the LOC141695300 gene encoding uncharacterized protein LOC141695300; this translates as MSVQVLDGATIVSFVEDDEAFTGSIQERFVLLDTDHNGVLSYAEMLKELQSLRVLETHFGIDVKTDPDELTHVYDSLFLLFDHDSNGTVDIDEFKAEMKQMMLAMADGLGFLPVQMALEENSLLMKAVQRESTILFK